Proteins encoded together in one Triticum dicoccoides isolate Atlit2015 ecotype Zavitan chromosome 7B, WEW_v2.0, whole genome shotgun sequence window:
- the LOC119336112 gene encoding putative disease resistance protein RGA4, whose translation MATVLDGLVSSALHKLAKLVEDEVMMTLCVGRDIKKLQHNLEAFRAVRQDAEAMAMRDKRVRLWWKRVSDVMFNVDDVIDLFMANSYMRPRALPCSSMFSCFAKLLLDHRVATRIKDINTELGEIRGASEMYNNVGHISQQTQITAVDTSHTIPIVGPGIVGTGITRDVDSMVQAIASRCPNNDPSVFGIEGMGGIGKTTLAKKIYWEEWIRKEFQIHIWLGISETYDMTGLLKQAIRMAGGNCDQRETEAELLLCLKDTIQGKSVFLVLDNVFRADVWIRRLQLAFEGALNNVCVLVTTRSHDVLLAMGTTHIHSVSRMSEDDGLMLLMKNSFQWPGRPGRTFQELGRQIVRRCDGLPLAIKAVAGTLSTRKTEDEWKKIRDCQWSIEGLPEGVGGALYVSYRNLADELKQCFLWCALLPQSFEIRRDAVAYWWVAEGFVRKEHGCSVHQTAEGYYYELVRRNLLQPTMDSVDLAVSTMHDVLRSLGQHLTKDHSLFMNVQEDYSRFMDVENNGAVPKLRRLGISSAIEELPAIEEHKSLRTLLIFDNKKFSSFHNDTFKKLQHVRVLVLRGTSIENIPESLGNMVLLRLLDLSYTEIEKLPESIGNLISLEYLRLLGCPKLHSLPHGLMRLSNISFLELDQLALHDIPKGIARFKHLYNLRGVFETKTGFRLDELQDLPNIQRLWVDKLEKATPEGELVLKNSSNLRELGLQCTSTRYEANELERIQQVYDRLIPSPSLVYLFFVAFPCTMFPKWLRTEPELNMPILHILHLNESIPCTDLPPAGQIPELLELKIQGADEVVSIGTDLLGKGVPSAAAFFPKLELLLIIRMYNLEKWYLNPRDQQLSLMPCLQRLLLLDCPKLTALPPDLSKMVSLKRIHIEGAHELKEVVNLPAVAWLKLKNNKSLTTISNLCKLQDLFAQDCPMLDRAENLCLLKHVYMIDCPHALEFRNCLPGDGVLFHVATDGHNIFPDEAL comes from the coding sequence ATGGCAACCGTGTTGGATGGTCTCGTTTCGAGCGCATTGCATAAGTTGGCTAAGCTTGTCGAGGATGAGGTTATGATGACACTATGTGTGGGAAGGGATATCAAGAAGCTGCAGCACAACCTGGAAGCCTTCAGGGCAGTTCGGCAGGATGCCGAAGCAATGGCCATGAGAGACAAAAGGGTCAGATTATGGTGGAAGCGTGTCAGTGATGTTATGTTCAATGTTGATGATGTCATAGATCTCTTTATGGCTAATTCATACATGCGACCAAGAGCATTGCCATGTAGTTCCATGTTCTCTTGTTTTGCAAAGCTTTTACTTGATCACAGGGTTGCTACAAGAATCAAGGACATAAACACAGAGCTTGGTGAGATTAGAGGAGCATCAGAGATGTATAACAATGTCGGGCACATATCTCAACAGACCCAGATAACAGCTGTGGATACAAGCCACACAATTCCTATAGTTGGACCAGGGATTGTTGGAACAGGTATCACACGTGATGTTGATTCCATGGTACAAGCTATTGCCAGTAGGTGCCCCAATAATGATCCAAGTGTTTTCGGCATTGAAGGGATGGGAGGCATCGGCAAGACAACATTAGCAAAGAAGATATATTGGGAGGAGTGGATAAGGAAAGAATTCCAGATCCATATATGGTTAGGCATTTCTGAGACCTATGACATGACTGGATTGCTAAAGCAGGCAATAAGAATGGCTGGAGGAAACTGTGATCAGAGAGAGACTGAGGCGGAGCTTCTGCTATGTCTAAAAGACACTATCCAAGGAAAGAGTGTTTTTCTTGTATTGGATAATGTGTTTAGAGCTGATGTTTGGATCAGGCGTCTTCAGTTAGCTTTCGAGGGAGCCTTGAATAATGTCTGCGTCCTTGTCACCACAAGAAGCCATGATGTTTTGCTAGCAATGGGTACAACACATATCCACTCCGTAAGCAGAATGAGTGAGGATGATGGCCTGATGCTGCTTATGAAGAATTCCTTCCAATGGCCCGGTAGGCCCGGTAGGACATTCCAGGAGTTGGGGCGTCAAATTGTAAGAAGATGTGATGGGCTTCCTCTTGCAATCAAGGCTGTTGCAGGTACCCTGTCTACCAGAAAAACAGAGGACGAATGGAAGAAGATCCGAGATTGCCAGTGGTCTATTGAGGGGCTCCCCGAGGGAGTAGGAGGTGCACTGTATGTAAGTTACAGAAACCTGGCCGATGAACTGAAGCAGTGCTTTCTCTGGTGTGCTTTGTTGCCTCAAAGTTTTGAGATAAGGCGTGATGCTGTCGCTTACTGGTGGGTTGCCGAAGGTTTTGTGAGGAAAGAGCATGGGTGCTCGGTACATCAGACTGCTGAAGGGTACTACTATGAACTAGTTAGGAGGAATCTTCTGCAGCCAACAATGGATTCCGTGGACCTAGCTGTGTCAACTATGCATGATGTATTGAGGTCACTTGGGCAACATCTGACAAAGGATCACTCCTTATTCATGAATGTGCAAGAAGATTACTCCAGATTTATGGATGTGGAAAATAACGGCGCCGTACCAAAATTACGTCGCTTGGGGATCAGCAGTGCCATAGAAGAATTACCCGCTATAGAAGAGCACAAGTCCTTGAGGACCCTCCTAATTTTCGATAACAAGAAGTTCAGCTCTTTTCATAATGACACTTTCAAAAAGCTCCAGCATGTCCGTGTATTGGTTCTCCGTGGAACAAGCATCGAAAACATACCAGAGTCACTCGGGAACATGGTGCTACTCAGGTTGCTAGACCTGAGCTATACGGAAATTGAAAAACTTCCAGAGTCCATAGGGAACCTCATCAGCCTTGAATACCTCCGTTTGCTTGGTTGCCCCAAGTTGCATAGCTTACCTCATGGTTTGATGCGGCTGTCAAACATAAGCTTTCTTGAGCTAGACCAGCTTGCACTTCATGATATTCCAAAAGGGATTGCAAGGTTTAAGCATCTCTACAACCTTAGAGGTGTTTTTGAGACCAAGACAGGGTTCAGATTGGATGAATTGCAAGACCTCCCCAATATCCAACGTCTGTGGGTTGATAAGCTTGAGAAAGCTACACCAGAGGGTGAACTTGTACTGAAGAACAGCAGTAATCTCAGAGAACTAGGACTCCAATGCACTAGTACTCGATATGAAGCCAATGAGCTTGAGAGAATCCAGCAAGTGTATGATCGGCTTATTCCATCACCAAGCCTGGTATATCTTTTCTTTGTTGCATTCCCGTGCACAATGTTCCCAAAGTGGTTACGTACGGAACCGGAGCTTAATATGCCAATTTTACACATACTGCACCTCAACGAGAGCATACCATGCACAGATCTTCCACCAGCAGGCCAGATACCAGAATTGCTAGAGCTTAAGATTCAAGGTGCTGATGAAGTTGTGTCTATTGGCACAGACCTCCTGGGGAAAGGTGTCCCAAGTGCAGCGGCTTTTTTCCCCAAGCTCGAACTGCTACTAATCATTCGCATGTACAATTTGGAAAAATGGTACCTCAACCCAAGAGATCAACAGCTCTCTCTGATGCCTTGCCTCCAGCGGCTGCTGCTTCTTGATTGCCCCAAACTGACTGCTCTCCCTCCAGACTTGTCCAAGATGGTTAGCCTGAAGAGAATCCACATTGAAGGTGCTCATGAGCTGAAAGAAGTTGTCAACCTTCCTGCAGTTGCGTGGCTCAAGCTGAAGAACAACAAAAGTTTAACGACCATCTCCAATCTCTGTAAGCTGCAGGACCTATTTGCGCAGGACTGCCCAATGCTGGATCGGGCAGAGAACCTGTGCTTGCTGAAACACGTGTACATGATAGACTGCCCGCACGCCCTAGAATTCAGGAATTGTCTACCGGGAGATGGCGTCCTATTCCATGTTGCAACAGATGGCCACAATATCTTCCCGGATGAAGCTCTATAA